A single region of the Malus sylvestris chromosome 8, drMalSylv7.2, whole genome shotgun sequence genome encodes:
- the LOC126631566 gene encoding uncharacterized protein LOC126631566 isoform X1, producing the protein MPIYLSSAHRMDDEEICLFDKDTIVTKAPKKSPLILRMVVLLLAMVCGVFICLVCLKQINTQTKTKLLNIVAINHRDKINQPCQVPDDLEQSEISYLHYPKPQTFKRRECVCNPVRYFAILSMQRSGSGWFETLLNSHINVSSNGEIFSVQERRVNVSSILKNMDKVYNLDWFSSASKNECSAAVGFKWMLNQGLMENHQEIVKYFEEKGVSAIFLFRKNLLRRKISVLANSYDKYAKQLNGTHKSHTHSPSEAQILAKYKPNINATLLIPDLKQDEAEAAKAIEYFKTTRHVVIYYEEVINNRTKLDEVQDFLRLPHRELRSRQVKIHTTPLSKQVENWEDVEKVLRGTSYESFMHADYQLHSSVSPH; encoded by the exons ATGCCGATTTATCTTTCTTCTGCTCACAGAATGGACGATGAAGAAATCTGTTTATTCGATAAG GATACAATTGTCACTAAAGCTCCCAAGAAATCTCCATTAATACTGAGGATGGTGGTGCTGCTTTTGGCAATGGTTTGTGGAGTTTTTATTTGCTTAGTCTGTTtgaagcaaataaacactcagaCTAAGACCAAATTATTGAACATCGTAGCGATTAATCACCGCGACAAAATTAATCAACCGTGCCAAGTTCCCGATGATCTTGAGCAATCGGAAATCAGCTATCTGCATTACCCTAAACCTCAAACCTTCAAAAG GAGGGAATGCGTCTGCAATCCCGTCCGCTACTTTGCCATATTGTCAATGCAAAGATCTGGGAGTGGATGGTTTGAAACATTGTTGAATAGTCACATTAATGTAAGCTCAAATGGGGAGATATTTTCGGTTCAAGAACGGAGGGTTAATGTTTCTTCGATTTTGAAGAACATGGATAAAGTATATAATCTCGACTGGTTTAGTAGCGCCTCCAAGAATGAGTGTTCAGCTGCCGTTGGATTCAAGTGGATGCTTAACCAG GGTTTGATGGAGAATCACCAAGAGATAGTGAAGTACTTCGAGGAAAAAGGAGTGTCTGCAATATTCCTCTTCAGAAAAAACTTGCTCCGCAGAAAGATTTCTGTACTTGCAAATTCATATGATAAATATGCTAAGCAACTCAATGGCACTCACAAGTCACATACCCATTCTCCATCGGAG GCTCAAATACTTGCAAAGTACAAGCCCAATATTAATGCCACATTGCTAATTCCCGATCTTAAACAAGATGAGGCGGAAGCTGCCAAAGCCATAGAATATTTCAAGACTACTCGCCATGTTGTTATTTACTACGAGGAGGTTATCAACAACCGTACA AAACTTGATGAGGTTCAAGATTTCCTAAGGTTGCCACACAGGGAGCTCAGGAGCCGTCAGGTTAAGATACATACGACGCCATTGTCGAAACAAGTCGAGAACTGGGAAGATGTGGAGAAAGTACTCAGAGGGACGTCGTACGAGAGTTTCATGCATGCAGACTATCAACTGCATTCTTCAGTTTCACCCCACTAA
- the LOC126631566 gene encoding uncharacterized protein LOC126631566 isoform X2 produces the protein MEATDTIVTKAPKKSPLILRMVVLLLAMVCGVFICLVCLKQINTQTKTKLLNIVAINHRDKINQPCQVPDDLEQSEISYLHYPKPQTFKRRECVCNPVRYFAILSMQRSGSGWFETLLNSHINVSSNGEIFSVQERRVNVSSILKNMDKVYNLDWFSSASKNECSAAVGFKWMLNQGLMENHQEIVKYFEEKGVSAIFLFRKNLLRRKISVLANSYDKYAKQLNGTHKSHTHSPSEAQILAKYKPNINATLLIPDLKQDEAEAAKAIEYFKTTRHVVIYYEEVINNRTKLDEVQDFLRLPHRELRSRQVKIHTTPLSKQVENWEDVEKVLRGTSYESFMHADYQLHSSVSPH, from the exons ATGGAAGCCACA GATACAATTGTCACTAAAGCTCCCAAGAAATCTCCATTAATACTGAGGATGGTGGTGCTGCTTTTGGCAATGGTTTGTGGAGTTTTTATTTGCTTAGTCTGTTtgaagcaaataaacactcagaCTAAGACCAAATTATTGAACATCGTAGCGATTAATCACCGCGACAAAATTAATCAACCGTGCCAAGTTCCCGATGATCTTGAGCAATCGGAAATCAGCTATCTGCATTACCCTAAACCTCAAACCTTCAAAAG GAGGGAATGCGTCTGCAATCCCGTCCGCTACTTTGCCATATTGTCAATGCAAAGATCTGGGAGTGGATGGTTTGAAACATTGTTGAATAGTCACATTAATGTAAGCTCAAATGGGGAGATATTTTCGGTTCAAGAACGGAGGGTTAATGTTTCTTCGATTTTGAAGAACATGGATAAAGTATATAATCTCGACTGGTTTAGTAGCGCCTCCAAGAATGAGTGTTCAGCTGCCGTTGGATTCAAGTGGATGCTTAACCAG GGTTTGATGGAGAATCACCAAGAGATAGTGAAGTACTTCGAGGAAAAAGGAGTGTCTGCAATATTCCTCTTCAGAAAAAACTTGCTCCGCAGAAAGATTTCTGTACTTGCAAATTCATATGATAAATATGCTAAGCAACTCAATGGCACTCACAAGTCACATACCCATTCTCCATCGGAG GCTCAAATACTTGCAAAGTACAAGCCCAATATTAATGCCACATTGCTAATTCCCGATCTTAAACAAGATGAGGCGGAAGCTGCCAAAGCCATAGAATATTTCAAGACTACTCGCCATGTTGTTATTTACTACGAGGAGGTTATCAACAACCGTACA AAACTTGATGAGGTTCAAGATTTCCTAAGGTTGCCACACAGGGAGCTCAGGAGCCGTCAGGTTAAGATACATACGACGCCATTGTCGAAACAAGTCGAGAACTGGGAAGATGTGGAGAAAGTACTCAGAGGGACGTCGTACGAGAGTTTCATGCATGCAGACTATCAACTGCATTCTTCAGTTTCACCCCACTAA